In one Oncorhynchus masou masou isolate Uvic2021 chromosome 23, UVic_Omas_1.1, whole genome shotgun sequence genomic region, the following are encoded:
- the sema4f gene encoding semaphorin-4F, whose protein sequence is MRASGRVIFWLLTAVCSLSRSRTATLGSVRDLDAMLGPQQFRGVANFSTFLLDRSSGVLFLGARDAILAVDTNNLTQPPRTIVWDVPEEKRKSCVAKGKTEGDCNNYLRLLEFLGNGWIYVCGTYAFDPQCAFLNMSSFSLERGENGGVRMETGKGKCPFEPSQHYTAVMAGGILYTAATSNFLGTLFDISRATGQEQERIRTERSINWLSDPEFVSSVFIQQDEANNPQGEDNKIYFFFTEVAKEYDLYTKVKVPRVARVCKSDVGGMKTLQRRWTTFLKAQLVCEDRASGQRYNILTDVYTKQHTSGDPSSTHFYGLFTSQWEHEELSAVCVYSLADISKVMDGPFKELKKTCENWINPEPVPTPRPGQCLNSALRAEGFESSLKLPDKVLTFMRDHPLMENNVIAAPLLVRRGITYTKVAVTRTTMGSDDDQRNAATVLHLGTDRGELHRVLVVGHITTLLQEIPLFSAQEPVNNILLHKGQALVGTPLSLARVGAEGCSLYPSCEVCARARPLGCVWRAKEGACGPGMTEPIQGQEVEDALKLCDSGEGRCSPVLRELRVSVGLHVLLPCVQVSTRPCTWEHPPHRHTRQHHSDLEVTVTEESLGTFTCLCQEGGPEGKEERPVCRRASYHLTLEGPSAGGAVAMAGGRHLLAIYMLCFVLGIALGGFLLYFLSRRRGIGQRHPDHSLSSEKGQDLLGSSATPQSPSSGSLLSEGFPLTEKRGNGTLLLTHHHGNGNGGHHGNYGVAGGNGGCDGNHGNGGGHGNAGYANNANCTAASAVNGLKLHVQEMVTDERRGGERERRRPEGGQGDEEDEGLGEGLGGIEEELAGFALFKLPAPLAQCEESSI, encoded by the exons ATCTGGACGCCATGTTGGGGCCACAACAGTTCAGGGGCGTGGCCAACTTTAGCACATTCCTATTGGACCGTTCGTCTGGCGTTCTCTTCCTGGGTGCGAGAGATGCCATACTGGCCGTGGACACCAACAACCTGACACAACCACCACGCacg attGTGTGGGATGTtcctgaggagaagaggaagtcCTGTGTGGCCAAGGGAaagacagag GGCGACTGTAATAACTACCTCCGTCTGTTGGAGTTTCTTGGCAACGGGTGGATATATGTCTGTGGAACCTATGCTTTTGACCCACAGTGTGCCTTCCTG aaCATGTCTTCCTTCTCTTTGGAGCGGGGGGAGAATGGAGGGGTGAGGATGGAGACTGGGAAAGGGAAATGCCCCTTTGAGCCCAGCcagcactatacagctgttatggCAG GAGGTATCTTGTACACGGCCGCCACGAGTAACTTCCTGGGAACGTTGTTCGATATCTCCCGGGCAACCGGACAGGAGCAGGAACGTATCCGCACCGAGAGATCCATCAACTGGCTCAGTg acCCAGAGTTTGTGTCGTCGGTGTTCATACAACAGGATGAAGCCAACAACCCACAGGGTGAAGACAACAAGATCTACTTCTTCTTTACTGAGGTCGCCAAGGAGTACGACCTCTACACTAAGGTCAAAGTTCCCAGGGTCGCACGTGTCTGCAAG TCTGATGTAGGCGGTATGAAGACGTTACAGAGGCGTTGGACCACCTTCCTCAAGGCTCAGTTGGTGTGTGAGGACAGAGCCAGCGGACAGCGTTACAACATACTGACTGATGTctacacaaaacaacacacatcTGGAGACCCTAGCTCTACACACTTCTATGGTCTCTTCACATCTCAGTG ggagcaTGAGGAGTTGTCAGCGGTGTGTGTCTACAGTCTGGCTGACATCAGTAAAGTGATGGATGGACCCTTTAAGGAACTGAAGAAGACCTGTGAGAACTGGATCAACCCAGAACCAGTACCAACACCTAGACCAGGACAG TGTCTGAACAGTGCTCTGAGAGCGGAGGGCTTCGAGTCTTCTCTCAAGCTGCCGGACAAG GTGTTGACGTTTATGAGAGACCACCCTCTGATGGAGAACAACGTGATCGCAGCTCCTCTACTGGTGAGGAGGGGCATCACGTACACTAAAGTAGCTGTTACCAGGACGACCATGGGGTCGGACGATGATCAGAGAAACGCAGCCACCGTGCTGCACCTGGGaacag ATCGTGGGGAGCTCCATAGAGTACTGGTGGTAggacacatcactacactactacaggagATACCTCTCTTCTCTGCACAGGAACCTGTCAACAACATACTGCTacacaag ggccaggCTCTAGTAGGTACCCCCCTATCGCTGGCCCGTGTGGGGGCAGAGGGATGCAGCCTTTACCCCAGCTGTGAGGTGTGTGCCCGGGCCAGACCCCTGGGGTGTGTCTGGCGGGCCAAAGAGGGAGCCTGTGGCCCCGGCATGACAGA gccCATCCAGGGACAGGAGGTTGAAGATGCTCTGAAGCTGTGTGACAGCGGAGAAG gtcGTTGTTCCCCTGTCCTGCGAGAGCTGCGTGTCTCTGTGGGTCTCCATGTTCTGCTACCCTGTGTCCAGGTGTCAACACGCCCCTGTACCTGGGAACACCCGCCACACAG ACACACCCGTCAACATCACTCTGACCTGGAGGTCACTGTCACAGAGGAAAGCCTGGGGACATTCACCTGTCTATGTCAG GAGGGTGGACCAGAGGGTAAGGAGGAGAGACCTGTCTGTCGCAGAGCCTCCTACCATCTCACCCTGGAGGGTCCTAGCGCTGGGGGGGCCGTGGCGATGGCTGGAGGACGTCACCTACTGGCCATCTACATGCTCTGCTTCGT gctgGGCATCGCCCTCGGAGGATTCCTTCTCTACTTCCTGTCCCGCCGACGCGGGATTGGCCAGCGCCACCCAGACCACTCCCTTTCCTCGGAGAAAGGGCAGGACTTGCTGGGCTCCTCGGCGACGCCGCAGTCACCTAGCAGCGGCAGTTTGCTGTCGGAGGGGTTCCCATTAACGGAGAAGAGAGGAAATGGAACgctgctactgacacaccaccACGGCAACGGCAACGGGGGTCACCACGGCAACTACGGCGTTGCTGGCGGCAACGGCGGCTGCGACGGTAACCACGGCAACGGCGGCGGCCACGGCAACGCCGGCTACGCCAACAACGCTAACTGTACGGCAGCGAGCGCTGTGAACGGGCTGAAGCTTCACGTTCAGGAGATGGTGACGGacgagagaaggggaggagagagagaaaggaggaggccggagggaggacagggggatgaggaggacGAGGGGCTAGGGGAGGGGTTGGGGGGAATTGAGGAGGAGTTAGCGGGGTTTGCGTTGTTTAAGTTACCAGCACCATTGGCCCAGTGTGAGGAGAGTTCAATCTGA